CCAACGTCAATACGAACTCGTTCAAGCGCAGCCGGGCGGAATTCGCGGATTTGCTCTACCAAATCCAGCGCCTGCCCGGCACGAACGCGTCGAACGTGGGGGTCTATCCGGTCGGCATTCAAGTCGGCGGCGGCGTGCGACCCACGACTGTTTCAAAGGAATGGCTTCAGGGCAATATGCGGCAGACGAACAACGATCTGGACCTGGCCATTGATGGGCCGGGTTTTTTCCAGGTTTCCAGGCCGGACGGCACGATCATGTATACCCGCAACGGGTCCTTCAAGCGTGACAACGTCGGCAATCTGGTGACCGGCGACGGCGACTTGCTGAACCCCGTGATCACGATTCCGTCGGGCGCGTTGAAAGTGGATATCGGCCAGGATGGCACCGTGTCCGTCCTGCTGCCGGGCGTCACTCAGGCGTCTCAAGTCGGCCAAATCCAGCTGACCCGCTTCGATAATCCCTCCGGCCTCGTCGCCATGGGGAACAATTTAATGATCGACAGTTTTGCGTCCGGCCCGCCCACGCAAGGGACCGGCGGATTCTCGACGGGCTTCGGCCAGATTCAACAGGGATTTCTGGAAAGCTCGAACGTCAACTTGGCGGAAGAAATGGTCAATATGATCATCGCGCAACGGAGTTACGAAATTAACTCGAAGACCATTCAGGCATCGGACGAGATGATGTCGATTGCCAATAATCTCCGCAGATAAGGGGTGACCATGTATCGAATAGGACTGATCTTCGCCGCTGTTCTCGTCCAGGTAATCGTGGGGCAGGCATGGGGCGCGGGGTCCGAAAAGGTGGTGCACCTGGCGTCGGTGGCCGGCCAAGGAGGGCCGGCGCCGCACAAGTTCGATGCCGGGCGTCCCGCAAAGGGAGAGGTGTCCGTCGAGCAGATCCAGCTGGCGGTTCGGAAATATTTCGAGAATGAATGGGGGTCTCGCGTCAAAGCCGTGCAGGTGGCGGTGATTGAGCCGGCTGTATCCGTGAAGATTCCCGTCGGGGCCGCGGAATTGCTCGTTCTCCCTGTGGCGTCCGAAGGCGCCATGGGACGGCGGAATGTGAACGTGCAGATTGTGATCGATGGAAAGGCTTGGAAAACGATGGAGGTGCTGGTGGATCTGGCGGCCTCAATCGACGTCGTCGTCCCGAATCGCTCCGTCAAAGCGGATGAAATCCTTGAGGCCGAGGATCTGACGATGGCGCGGATCGTGACCTACGATCTCAAGTCTCAGTTTGTCACGGATCTCAATTTGGTACAGGGCAAGAGCGCCGCACGTCCGTTACAGCCCAACACTCCGCTGCGCCAGGCCTTTCTGAAAGCCCCCATTTTAATCAAGAAGGGCGATCGGGTGTTGATTGAAGCGAAACGGGGAGGATTGTCGATCCAGACAACCGGCGTCACGAAGGGAAGCGGCCAGGTTGGGCAGACCGTGATGGTGGCCAATCTCGATTCCGGACGGGAACTGCGGGCGAAGATTATTGCGCCGGGCTTGGTTCAGGTGGACTTTTAGGAGTGCCAATGCAGATCTCACGCATGACAGGCGGTGGCTGTTTGCTCCTTGCGCTGCTGGCGGGCGGCTGTACCAATACACCCTCGACATCGAGCAAGCTGACTATTCCGCCGCTTCCTCCGCCTAAAACGACCGGTTCGCTCTGGCAGGAGGAGAATGGCCGCGCGTATTTGTATGAAGACATGCGCGCGATGCGGGTGGGCGACATTCTGACCGTGAAAATTGTCGAGAAGCATAAGGGGTCGAAGTCAGCGGACACGGCGGCGCAACGGGAATCGACGATGGAGAACAGCCTGGCCGGAACCGGGGTGGGCTACATCGGCATTCCGGGGATCCGTCTCGGCGATGAAGCGCGGCGCGGACTGGGCATTGATGCGAGCGCGCACAATAAGTTCAACGGCAAAGGAGCCACCAATCGGGAAGGTACCTTGACGGGAACGATCTCGGTGATTGTGACGGAAGTGTCACCCAACGGCGATCTTCGAGTGGAGGGCCATCGGGAGGTGAGTGTCAATGCGGAGAAACAGTTGATGACGATTTCCGGCATCGTCCGCCGCGTGGACGTGGATACTAAAAACACGGTCCTGTCCTCCGCCATTGCCGACGCCAAAATCGAATATACCGGACTTGGTGTGCTGGACGATGTGCAGCGGCCTGGCTGGCTGGTCCGCATTCTCGACTGGATTTATCCGTTCTGATGAAAGGGGGGGAGATGGCAACGACGGTCAGGCGTAAGCCGGTACGGCGATGGCTCCCATGGCGCAAACCCCTCTCGCTGGATTCGCTCAAAATGATGGTGCTGAGCGGTGTCGTCCGGCGCGCGGATTTGGCGCCGCCGCTGCTTCCGACGCGCACGGTCTATTGGCATAATGGAGCTGTTCCGAGCGGAGCTGGGCAAGAGCCCGAGCCGGAGCAGGGCTGGTTGTCTCGCTGGCTTGGACGGAAAGCACCGGCCCAATCTCCTCATCGGGCCTCAGGGCAAAAGGACATCGTATTGCAATGATGACACGGTGGATTCAAGTTATCGTGAGCAGTGTATTAGCTGGGCTGGTACTCCTGCCGATTCCCGCCGATGCGGTCCGGATCAAGGACATCGGGACGATCGAAGGCGTGCGCGAGAACCAATTGATCGGCTACGGCTTGATCGTTGGGTTGGATCGCACCGGGGACCAGGTTATCGGCGGCCAGTTTACCATTCAGGCCATGATGTCGATGTTGAACAAGATGGGGATCAATTTGGTGATCGATCCCATTCAATTGCTCACGAGGAATATTGCGTCGGTGATGGTGACGACGAAATTGCCGCCCTTCGCCAAGCCGGGCATGACGCTCGATGTCGTGGTGTCCTCGATGGCCAATGCCAAGAGTCTTCAGGGTGGGACTTTGCTGCTCACGCCGTTGAAGGCGGCTAACCAGCAGGTCTTTGCCGTGGCCCAGGGTCCGGTGTCGATCGGAGGATTCTTGGGTGGGATGGGAGGCGCGGGCGGGGCGACGGTGACGAAGAACCATCAGGCCGCCGGTGTCGTGCCGGGCGGGGCCATTATTGAGAAGGAAGCGGTCGTCGATATCGATTCCTGGGAAACGGTTTCGATTTTGTTGCGCCAGGCGGACTTTACCACGGCGATTCGGACGGCCGAGGCGATCGAGGGGGTATTTGGCAAGGGGAGTGCCGCCGCAGTCAATGCGGGATCCGTAAAGGCCCTTATTCCAACCGCTTTTCACGGGCGGGTCGTCGAGTATATCGCTTCAATCGAAGGATTGGATGTCTCCGTCGATGCCGCGGCGAAGGTGGTGGTGAATGAACGGACGGGAACCGTCGTATTGGGGGAGCATGTCCGTATATCGACCTGCGCAATTTCTCACGGCAATTTGACGATCTCGGTGAAGAATACCTTGAATGTGTCCCAGCCGCCAGCTCCGTTAATCGGATCAACGGGTGGACAAACCGTTGTGACGCCGGATGTCCAGACCGAGGTGAAAGAGCAGGAGTCCAGATTGATGGTGGTGGATGAAACGGTCACGTTAGGCGATGTGGTGCGAGCTCTCAATGCAGTCGGGGTGACGCCTCGGGACTTGGTGGCCATCCTTTCTTCCTTACGGGCTTCAGGGGCACTTCAGGCAAGCCTTGAGATTATTTAGGCATATAATTGAATTTAAAGTATATTTTAGTGTTATCATGGTGATCGTGTGAGGATAAACGAGACGTCAGTGGTTCCCATGATGCAGACGCTGGATCAGGGGGGCTCATTATCTCTGACCGGCGCCTCTGCCCCGTCACAGACGCAGTCAATTCCACAAAATCCTGAAGAAATGCGCAAGGCGGCCAAGCAGTATGAGGCCTTCTTTATCTCGTATCTGCTGAAAGTCATGAGGGAAACGGTTCATGAAACAGGCATGACCGGGAAAGATGCCCAATATTTTTATTCCTTTTATGACCAGGAGATCAGTAATCGGGCTGCCGATGCCGGTGGGATCGGGATTGCCAAGATGGTCGAATCGTATATCGAAAAAAATTTTACGCCGCCCCCTCAAGTTCCACGCCCTGGAAGCCGATAAAGGATGCGAGAGGGATTGGAGCCTCCGGATGGTCACATCAGGGGAGCCAACCAGTCGTTAGCAAGAGGAGCGCATCATGGAGATTTCAGGTCACGGTCGGGCAGATCAATTAGCCAAGATTCTTTTGGGGGTTCAGCCCGCCAACGGGCCAGCCCCGGCACGGTCGACGGCCCAGAAGGAATCCGGCAAGGATCAAGTCCACATTTCAGAGCAGGCGAAGGAGTTGCAGCGTATTCGGGCGCTGGGCCAAGAGCCTGATCCTGAACGTGAGGCACGGGTCGATCGCATCAAGCAGGCGATCGATAGCGGCACGTATGATGTGAGTGGCCGCAAGGTCGGCGATGCGATTATGAAGCAAGTGTTGACCGACGCGGTCCTGTAGAAACAGCGTCGGTTGTCGTCAGAATCGAAGCCAGGATGGCTTCGCCGGTTCCGAAGCAGGGTCGCAAGGAGTGCGTTATGACTTCGGGGAGTTCTTCACAGGCACAGGCGCTGAGCCAGGTTCTTATCCAGGAATGCGAGTCCTGTCATGCGCTGCTCGAAACTGTCGAGGAAGAGCGGCGTGCGATTAAGGCTCTAGCCATTACAGAGTTTCACGATATCAATCTCCGCCGTCTTGCGATACTGGAGACGCTTCAGACGCTGACCCAGTCCAGGGAAGCCGCGATCCGTGGCCTTGCAGAGATGGCAAACCTGCCGGAGGCTGCAACGTCTGTTCAAGCCTTGCTGGATTGCTGGCAAAGCCCCCATGTTCCAGCCTTACGGCGCCATCACGACGCGCTGATGACCGTCGCGAAACGAGCGCGGGAGGAAATCAAGCAGAACGTCGTCTTAATCGAAGGCATTCGCCATGTGATTGAAGGCGCCCTGGCGGCAGGCACCGCAACCCTATCTGGCGCAGACGCCTACAATCGGAACGGGCAGCGGGCCACGCTTCAGTCTTCCGCAGCCATGCTCTATCAGCAGGGGTAGCTATGGTCGGCCTGACTTCCTTATTCGATATCGCCCGCTCGGCACTCAATACCTCGCAGCAGGCGATGGCGGTTACGGGACACAACGTCGCCAACGTCAATACCCCAGGCTACACTAGGCAGGAAGCTGTTCTTGCAGAGCGAAGCCCTATTAGTGGTCAGCCCGGTATGATGGGGACGGGGGTTCAGGCCACCTCCATTCGCCGGAACATTAATACGTTTGTCAATCAGCAGATCACGACCTCGCAACAGACGCTCGGCCGGTTGACTCTGTCGCGTGACGAACTGTTTCGCCTGCAAAGTATTTTTGGTGACAGCAACGATCAGGGGATCAGCGCGCGCTTGAACGACTTTTATCAAGGTTTGCAAGACGTCTCGACGTCGCCCAACGACTTGGCGGCTCGGTCCGTGTTGCTGGCTAAATCCTCACAATTAGCTGCCGCGTTGAATCAAACCGCGTCGGATTTGACCACGACACGACAATCGCTCAATCTCCAAGTCACGCAAACCGTGACGGAGATTAATAGCTATACTAAGCAAATTGCGGAATTGAACGGCCAAATTACTTCGGCTGAGTTGATGGGGCAAAATGCCAATGATTTGCGCGATCAACGCGATCTGGCGCTGAACGAGCTGGCCAAGCGGATCGATGTTACGACAGCAGAAACGTCCACGGGTGGACTTACCGTATTTGCCGCGCGCGGGCAAATACTGGTGGATAATACCACTCAGCGTGATCTGACGACGGTAACCTCTGCTGAGAACGGTGGGATGGTCGAGATCGGGTATGCGATGGGTGGCTCACGGACGATCAGGATTGACCAGTATATTTCCAATGGCAGTCTTCGCAGTCTCCTGGATCTGCGTGATACCACGATTCCGGATCTCCAGGCGAGGTTCGACCGGCTGGCGGCGACGTTGTCGAACGCCGTAAACCAGATCCACCGGCAAGGATTCGGTCTCGATGGATCGACCGGCCAGGATTTCTTTTCTCCCTTGAGCGTGACCACCGAAGCGTCTGCCGATAATCAGGGCACCGGCACCATCGGGAGCGGCGCGATCACCGCCAATAGTCTGCTGACTTTTCACGACTATGAAATTCAGTTTTCCTCTTCCAGCGCCTATTCCATCGTCGATACCACCACGGGTGCCACGATCAAGGGAAACTATACGGGGACGGCCATAACCGCGCCTTCGTCCGGGTCTCCATTGAACATTGTGACGGGCACGAACGATACGCTGACGGTGACGGTGGATGGGGGAGCGGCAGTCGGCGTTACTTTGACGGGGGGGGCCTACTCCTCCGGCGCCGCGCTCGCGCAGGAGATGCAGGCGAAAATCAATGCGGCGGGGCTCTCGGTATCGGTCACCTACGACACGACGACCAGCCGGTTTGTGATTACCTCCAACAATACGACAGCTTCTTCCGCCGTGAATGTGACCGGCGGGACTGCACGGGCCTCCTTGGGATTGACCGGCGGGACCAGTACGGCGGCGAGTGGCACTTACAGCAGTCCTATGACGGTCAACTTCGACGGCCTCAGCGTCACGGTCAGTGGCGCGCCCGCAGCCAATGATGTGTTTCGGGTGAATTCCTATGAGAACACGGCTCGTGACATTTCTGTTGCGTTGACGACGCCGGCTTCCGTCGCGGCATCGTCCACGCGCACCGGAGTGCCGGGGAATAACGACACGATGCTGCAATTGGTGGCCATTCAAGGGCAGAGCTTTTCGTCGTTAGGCAACATCACGCTTCAGGACAGTTATCGAAATGCGGCGGCGAATATTGGCGTGTTGGCCCAAACGGCCGATCGGGATTTAGGCGCACAGGAAATCTTGCGCGATCAACTGGATGGATTCCGGGCGCAGGTATCGGGTGTCTCGATCGATGAAGAATTGGTCAATATGATCAAGTTTCAGCGCGGATTTGAGGCGGCCTCCCGATTAATCAAAATCACGGATGAAATGTACGATACCCTGCTTTCCTTGAAGCGGTAAGAGGGGCGATTGCGATGCGAGTGACCGAACAACAAACCTTTGGCCTTCTGGTGAATAATCTCCAGCGTTCGCGCGCGCGCGCGCTGGAGTTTCAACAGCAGGTTTCGACGGGCAAGAAAGTGCGCCAGCCGTCGGACGACCCCAGTGCCTTTAACCTCATCGGGCTGGATAAAGCGTCGGTTGCGGCGATCGATCAACGCCTCCGGAACATCTCGCTGGGGCGCTCGCGACTCGATCTGAGCGGTTCATTACTGACCAGCACGACCAGCACGTTGAGCCGGATTCAGGAACTGGCGGTGCAGTTCAGGACCGACACGAACGGGCTTTCCGAACGTGTCAGCGGGTCACAGGAAGTGCGCCAATTATACGGCCTCGTTCAGCAATATGCCAATTCCGAGTTGAACGGGCAGGCCGTCTTTACCGGGACCAGCACCCACGGGCGGACCACAGGCCTCGCCATTACGGCACCCGTTACGCTCACCAATGGGACGAATGACACCTTAGTCGTGTCCGTCGATGGGACGACATCCGGCACCATCGACCTGACGACTGCGACCGGAAGTTTCACCGGCGCACAGTTGGCGGCGCAGGTCCAAACGCAAATCAACGCCGATTCCGCGCTGTCCGCCGCGGGCAAGCACGTGACCGTGATATTCGACACCGATCATCTCGTGATCGCATCGGATACGTCTGGCCCGACATCGACGGTTGCCATCACGGGGGGAACGGCCAGAGCGTCGCTGGGGTTGAATGGGGGAAGCCGGACGACCGGCGCCTCTCCGTTTGCGATCACGGCCACGAGCAGTCCCGCGTCAACCAATACCGGCGGCGCGATCGCGAGCCAGGGGACAGTGGCCGATGAGAACCAAGTCACTCTGGACGACTACATGATTCGCTTTTCTTCCGCGTCGACCTATGATGTGCTGGATGTGACCGCGCCGGTGGCGGTGACACGCGGCGCGTCGAATGCGGGAGGCGCCTTGACCGCCGACGCCGGCATTATCGCGCCCAATAATCTGACGCTGAATAGCTATGCGATTCAATTTACTTCCAGCACGCAGTTCAACATCGTGAACACCACGACGAGTACGACGGTCTCGTCAGGCAATACGTATGTTTCCGGGAATGCCATCGAGTTCGATGGCCTGCGCGTGGTCTTGACGAACGGACAGCAGGGCGGCCCGCAGACCGGCGATACGTATGCCGTGGGCCTCACACCCAGGACGGTGTTGGCCAATCAAGCCTACAGTGCCGGCACCGAGATCAGTTTTGAGGGGCTTCGGGTTACCTTGACGACCGGCAGCAGCTCGCCGGCGACCGGCGACCGGTTTGCCCTGGTTACCGGGCTGCAGTATCAAGGCGATGCCGGTGTGCATCATGTGGAAGTGGGGCCGAATCAAACGGTTTCGACCAATGTGCCGGGCAACCAGGCGTTTGTGGGGCCCGATGTCGATCTCTTTGCGTCGATCAAGAATCTCGTGACTTCCTTGCGGACGAATTACCGGGGCGGCATCAGTGAGACGATCGGAGATTTTAATCAGGGCCTGAGCCAGGCCGGGGCCGTGTTGGGTGAGGTGGGGGCGCTCTCGAATCGGCTGGATGCCACCGGGGCGCGCCTGGATGAAGCGAAGAGCTTCTTTACCCAAACGCTGTCGGAAACGGAAGACGTCGATTTGGCCAAGGCGATTTCGGATCTGACCTTGCAGCAATATTCGATCGAGGCGGCCAGCCGTACCTTGAATCAGCTCTTTAATACATCGTTGCTCAATTATCTCCAGTAAAAGGAGCGCGGCCGCTCAAGGTTTCTCGCATTCAACCGATAGTGTCGTAGGGTACAGAGCACATACGGCCATGGAAGGCATTCATGCTGGTCCTTACACGGAGACGTGGCGAAGGCGTCACGATCGGTCCCAACATTCGAGTCGTCGTCCTGGGAATGAAAGGCGGACAGGTCCGCCTGGGCATTGAAGCGCCTCAGGCGGTGGAAGTCCATCGCGATGAAGTGCATGCCAGGATTCAGGACGAGAACAAGCTGGCGGCCCGGACGCAAGTGGTCCCTTTGGAGGCCTTCAGGCGCCTGGCACCGCCTAATCGACGGATCGCGTCATAAGGACATCTCATGCATTGCCGTTCCACCCGCTTTGGGGAATTCGACATACAAGACGGGAACATCCTGACTTTTCCTGCCGGCCTCTTGGGGTTTCCGGAATCTCAACGGTTCGTCATTCTTGATCATGATACCGATGCGCCCTTCAAGTGGCTGCAATCGCTGGATGAGCCGGGCGTGGCCTTCGTGATCATCGATCCGGCGCTGTTTCATCCTGGCTACAACGTCGATATTTCCTCGGATGCCGTGACTGAAGTCAAAGCCACGGAGCAGGACGAATTGATCCTGTCCGTTCTCTTGACGATTCCGTCGGAGGACCCAACGGGCATTACGGCGAATCTTCGAGGTCCCTTGCTGATGAATTCCCGGACCAAGCTGTGCAAACAGCTTGTGCTCACCGACGAATATCCAACCCGCTATCCGTTGTTTCCATCCACGCCGCATGCTGCAGCCTCGGCCGGTCCGGCCGCGAGCGCAACGGTCGGTTCTGCCGCGTAACTATCTCTCGCAGAGCAAGTCTCCACTGTACGATCATCGATCAGGCTGCTTGATGATTCGGCGGGTCGATGGCCCGGCGGTAGGAGATGAGGGCATGAATTAATCGCTGCAGATCCGCCTGGAGTTGGGCGCAGAGGGGCGGGGCATCCTCTAACCTGCCCAGATGACCGATGGCCTCCAAGCGGCCGGCTGTAAAGGCGACTTCCGCCGCGCAGAGGTTGCGGGCGCTTCCTTTGAGGGTGTGGGCCAAGATCGCCACCGTATTCGCATCATTCCGTGAGAGCGCTGTCCGGATCTTGGCAAGGACCGCGGGGTGCCCGTCCAGAAAAAGATCGATCAATTGCATCACGAGATCGCGGTCGTCGCCGATATTGTACGTCATTTGGACCGGATCGAAGATCCCCTGATGGGGGAGCATAGGGGCTGGTTGTGTGGCCTCCGTGTCAGGCGCGGTATGTGGTGAGGGGAGTATGATCCATCGGGCAAGCGTGTCCCGCACCTCGATCAATTTGATCGGCTTGGCCATGTAGTCGTCCATGCCTGCGGCGAGACAGCGCTCCCGATCCCCCTGCATGGCATTGGCGGTCACGGCGATAATCGGCAGGTGACCGGCGCTCGAATACATTTTGCCGCTGGCTTCCAGTGCCCGGATGGCCTGGGTGGCCTCAAACCCGTCCATCACCGGCATCTGGCAATCCATGAAGATCGCCGCATAGCGGTTGCTTTCAATGGCGGCGAGCGCCTCCCGTCCATTCTCAACCACATCCGATTGATACCCGAGTTTCTCGACCATGCGGGCAGCCAGTTTTTGATTGATCGCATTGTCTTCCACGATCAGGATGGTCGGGCGGACGGTTTGGCTGGGCAAGTTGTGGCGTGTAATAAACTGAGGGGATGCGGAATCGCCGGGTGTGGTTAATGACTGTGTTATGAGTGCAACGTCCAGCACCCTGCGCAGGCAATCCCGCAATTCGTCATGCCTCACCGGTTTGCTCAGATAGGCGCGCGCGCCTGCTAGCCTGGCTCGTTCCGCATGGCCTTGCTGCAGGATGGACGTCATCATCACCACTCGAGTCATCCGGTTCGACGGTCGCTGTTGGAGCTCTCCGGCAAGCTGAAACCCGTCTTTTCCCGGCATGACGACATCGAGCAATGCGCAATGGTAGGGCTCACCGCGGGATTCCGCGGCGGCTATCCGCTCCAGCGCGGCCTGGGCGTTGTCTGCTTCTTCAGCGATCATGCCCCATCCGGATGTGAGGTGCCGCAAGATGAGCCGGTTGGATTCGTTATCGTCGACGATTAAGACACGCCGTCCTTGCAGATCTGCCAGCGGGCTGATCGCCGGTTCTGCGACAGGTTGTTTCAGAAATCTGGCAGTACACCAGAAGGTGCTTCCCTGGCCGGGTGCGCTGTGAACACCGATGTGTCCGTTCATCAGTTCAATGAGCTGTTTGGAAATGGAGAGGCCCAGGCCTGTCCCGCCATATCTCCTGGTCGTCGAACTGTCGGCTTGCACGAATGGCTTGAAGAGCTTCTCCACGGTATCCGGATGAATGCCGATTCCGCTGTCGGTGATCTCGAAGCGAATCACGGCCGCATCGGGCAGGTCTTCTGCCAGATAGGCCTGCAGCGACACTTCTCCGTGATCGGTGAATTTGATGGCATTGCCGACGAGATTGGTCAGGACCTGACGCAACCGGGCCGGGTCACCCCGCAATCCAGTCGGGACTTCGGCATGGACCAATCCGATCAGCTCCAGGCCTTTTGACTCGGCCCGTTCGGCAAACTGACGCAACACCTCGTCCAGGGTGACGCGCAGATTGAAGTCCAGGCATTCCAGCTCCAATTTGCCCGCCTCAATCTTGCTGCAC
The Nitrospira sp. genome window above contains:
- a CDS encoding response regulator, which encodes MNDASSPQPPLPSAGLRTHALLRHEALLDGLPLGVALLDHTGVIQAINAEGARLLGGTAQHYRGQLFARIWSQVTRSDAAAVQEQLSAVYRDGQPLQPALVEIHRQTEGSTPVEWTCLRIDQDGEPGLSISFRDVSRERDLQQDRNRLIAIADESPYPIIELDRHANLVYANPMMTELLGQYGYSPNGFPRIAPRALPELVTQCLSLGMAIHGEEVRLPEASFSWILCPVPANAHVRGYAVELTAVHRVQQALQRTADELQANNLRLDGALQEAKAATRTKAAFLATVSHELRTPMNGVIGMTSLLLETAMTPEQRTYADTIRQCGESLLLLINDVLECSKIEAGKLELECLDFNLRVTLDEVLRQFAERAESKGLELIGLVHAEVPTGLRGDPARLRQVLTNLVGNAIKFTDHGEVSLQAYLAEDLPDAAVIRFEITDSGIGIHPDTVEKLFKPFVQADSSTTRRYGGTGLGLSISKQLIELMNGHIGVHSAPGQGSTFWCTARFLKQPVAEPAISPLADLQGRRVLIVDDNESNRLILRHLTSGWGMIAEEADNAQAALERIAAAESRGEPYHCALLDVVMPGKDGFQLAGELQQRPSNRMTRVVMMTSILQQGHAERARLAGARAYLSKPVRHDELRDCLRRVLDVALITQSLTTPGDSASPQFITRHNLPSQTVRPTILIVEDNAINQKLAARMVEKLGYQSDVVENGREALAAIESNRYAAIFMDCQMPVMDGFEATQAIRALEASGKMYSSAGHLPIIAVTANAMQGDRERCLAAGMDDYMAKPIKLIEVRDTLARWIILPSPHTAPDTEATQPAPMLPHQGIFDPVQMTYNIGDDRDLVMQLIDLFLDGHPAVLAKIRTALSRNDANTVAILAHTLKGSARNLCAAEVAFTAGRLEAIGHLGRLEDAPPLCAQLQADLQRLIHALISYRRAIDPPNHQAA